The DNA segment TCTAGCACTCTTAATGTTGGAACCTTGTTTATGACATATAATCTGAAATGTTTCTTTGTTGTGACGGGATTTCTCATCAGACTGAAATCAGAATATCATATCTGAtcataaatacaacttataaaGAAGCTCATGGTTTATTCAAACTCATCTTTTCACTTTAGCAtgtaattacaacattatattaatcagtCTCGTAGGCAAGATTGGTCGAAATGGTGGTCTATTTTAATGGGGGAAACCAGAATAACCAGAGGAGAGCTTCCTGTTTGGCGTGATACCCACAAACCAAAACTTGCATGCACAAAGGTCAAGAATCGCTAACTTCTCACTTCTGTGCATTGCTAACTTCTTGTGTCCATGCTAACAGGACAATGAGAAGCAGGTGCCCTTACAGgacaaaataaacttttaataatataatttttacaaaatgctactaaaacattatttttatgttcaaatgtacaaataaatacacTTTGCAGATTTCACAGAAAGGCCTACATTTTAATATGGATTATTGTAGCtagatatataaatgtatggTCGAAACAAGAATAATGTCCATAGGAAAAGGATGACCCACTATTATGTAATTGTCGCATAACCCGTGTACTGGAAGGCCATGAGCATTTGACACACAAAATGTTTTCACTCTAAGCAATATCATTAATAGGGATAAAAACCAAAAAGCTATAATTCTGGTCAAATGTTTGCAGCACAAAATCCTTTCTTAAGACCATCTTCACATAATGACGGATCATCTTTGGTCCTCCAAGGTGAGTTTTACATCATTTTCTTAGTTTACTACATATTTatccataaaaaaaattcaaatagccatagttcttaaaatgtatttagcAATTTCCCTTGAGATCATCTGCACAGCATACAGTGAAATTTTCAAGAGGAAACATAGACAGACGGATAAGAGtgactatatacatgtatgctccTGCAAAAATATCATGTACTGttagcataaaaaaatatttaattgcgTGTTTACATCATATGATAACAgacaaggctatgacaacagtAACTATCAGAAGCGTCATTCTAAAAGAACATGACATTGTATATATGCAATACCTGAGATATGTTAGGTTTTTGAGAGATTCTAATGGATCAAGATCGCCCAGTTCCTGAATACCGTTGTTGGTGAGGATCAGCGATTCCAAGTTAGGGATCCCTTGTTCTAACCCCTCAGCTATTCGTCTAAAATATAGCAGCATAATTTTACCaatttttgtaaatgtatactACATCATCTGCATTGAATCTTATATCAAAGTGTGCAAAAAGCCCTGCACTGTTTGAATAAGTGTAAACAATTAGTATATGATACATTGTGTGATTCTTAAAATATACTGGTAAAAACTTCATATATTATGACCTTCTTGTAGCATGACATCaaagttttgaataaaagttgTTTCATAGAAGCAAGTGGAGAAATGAGTACATGGATCATCATGCTTTACAGGGATGTAAAAAAAGCACCagtttcatttgatattttcaccaCTTTTTATACCTTTTTCATTCCATAACCAGCACCAActtacacaattctattgttgTTGAACAATAAAGATTTGAGGCGTGGCAGCAGTGGAAAGCCATCAATCTTTCGGATCTCGTTGTCAGAAAAATCAATGGTGTCAAACTGGTCCTAAAATGAgtattttcatcataattataaaaataaaattcaacatataCTTTAGCAATATAGATAtcaaaccaaattatttttaattgacttgatgattttagcaaaatatatacGTGAGTAAGTGACAGAATCATaatccattaaaaaatatttttttaacaagaggcccaaaagggcctatgctctactggcatggcttttgtggtcatatcaatccagagcatgtatgtatgggtaaaaggcaacagacatatagtttatgttttgtgtttgggttacctgaaaacgtagcacattcaacatctgagcccagaaagtattgtaagcagattagttgcatgaactattttaatacatgtgcaaagtaaaagtcatccgacaaaaaaaaaaatgctttcaaaactgtactcatagtaaaaatttctgtagttttaaaagttaaaaaaagttggtcaaaaggtcaaagtcaagggcatcctaggacaacattgatcaatttgaacaaacattcacaatcaattgtgccgagatggatgcacaaacacacaaaaagattttcaaacctttccagatttatgtttaccaaacctgtgaaccctggtgtggccagtaatgacaccaggtgcataacttaaacattcacaaccaattttgttaagatgaatgcgcaaactacagaacttaaatctaaaaaatggcctttgggctttcaacaagaacaaggcagagtaattcacaaaatcaactgcagaagcaaaaagcaaattgtctctcaaaatcctagacttgcaaattgtctcccttaactctagacttgaatttacatgtacatgtaaacttggctaaaaatagaattcgctcatgcagacctggctaaaaatagaaagcatttctttaaaactttcatggcccataatctaggcattcatgggcggatcttgctggttttcgaaaggaactgagctctaatggatatctagatactgtacaagtttcatcgagatacaatcaaaactgaagactgtatcgtgttctcaagcaattgtttacagacgcacgaacgcacgaccgcgcggacgcacatactacgtacacattaccatcgcataagctcttctggcctttggccagtagagctaaaaagcAGTCATAAAGAGGGTAAACTtctatcataattattttttttgaaactcAGACTAGGAAATGTAAGCTTAAGCTATATAACCAATGTATAATAAGACAAGAGCTGTTACAGAGACAGGATGCTCGACTAATCCGCTGCTTTTGAATTCAAGGATGCCAAAGTTCtggtgaaacatgcataaatcactgtaaaattagattacatGCAATACCATAACCAGAATCTTTAGCTTTATAATCAtcggccataatttgcattatatgcaagcAAGAGTTAGTAATGGTGGAGAACgcttgtataaagtttcaacgcattgcaatacatcaagtatttGCAAAGatataaagttaattaaatgtggttacatgcaaaacattaaccagaatttctcAAGTAGTATAGCTTGCCCTTCtaattcttcgaatagtcgagtgAATAAGAAAATGATGTTACCATATACACTGACAAATATTAACTGGCAATATACTTCATTTGAGAGGGTTTTAAAGAATAGAAATATTTAATGGTTGATCTCCACCACCGGATTGTGTCAAACAGTGAGTGGTGTTTTCTTTCTCACAATTTGTAATGCTTTTTTCTAttgctttaataaataaaattaaacgaTTGATCTCCAAATTTGATTTCATGTAGTGATTTctgaaagaaacaaataatatcacaCATCTCtatcttttctttttcattactATGCAAAATTGGAATTTCCTATTTAagtcaaaatgatataaatgttagCATGTTGGAAAACATTACAATCAAGTTGTGTGACTCAACTCATACTTCTAGAGATACGCGCCACAAGAGACTGTATGCCAACTATAGTGAAAAGTTATATCCATagatataataaataactaatCCAGGACCCATTCTCCAAAAAAAAGAGGATAAAAACACTAGTGATTATAGAACTGATCTTACCAGGGTTGCACCCATATTTTCTATAACAGGAATTTTGTAACCTGCAAAAagcaacaataaaaatattatcataacTACAACACTTAACACATAtccttaaaacaaacatgttatccACTCACAAAATATCGATgtaatatcaacataaaataaaagaaaaagtttttTATCTGAAGTTTATATGGCATGCATACTGACTAGTCTGATTAAATCAACCAGGTCCTTACCTATAATATGCATGATAtattacagtcaaacctgtataaATCGGCCACCTTTGGGAAAAGATCAAATTGGCTGCTTGAGGCAGgaggccacttaatccaggtagGAAATTGCTGCCACTTTGAGATTTGTTTAAACAGGGgtcaattatacattttttaaatgacaaattacTGGCACCttaattcaaatgttaaatcatAAACGGTTTaagttgtaaaacatatattttcgaacggaattattaaaatctgcgatctgatattttgtcagcaatattttatcattggtttgccaatatttaagcaaaaatttgctttttccaagacaaaaataaaaaaagttgtaaaaacggtatatcagtgagagtgcagctttaaagctgcattctaaCCGATTGAACAAttagacaacttttttattttttgtcttggaacgatccatttttttgcgaaattccatggaaaccagtgatataagactgctgacaaaaaaataggttgaagatttttatgtttaacttcaaaaattcatgttttaagcattttttttaaaccgttagcacggccctataaaccatggattggcaactctcgCCTGTGTTAATGCAATGAGCTAAAACCAACGCGTGCAGAGCgatttcattccgagatcttaTCGTGTGGTCATTTTCGAGACGTCCGACATCACCCGAATATAcacatgtaggaaaacattaattacaatTTACTCAAATGCGCGGTACTTTCATTTGAGTTGCTAATAGTCCAAtggaatctgattaaaatcacagttattaattaaaattaaatctaTAACGAACAAGGCATATTAAACTGTGAGGTTGATTATAGGTATCTCCGTTTGAAGATGAACTGGCTTTAAAAGGACGACTATTTGATCTCTAAATAGTGTTCGATACATCAATTATcctaattaaatattaatttaatcagGTACATATTAGGTCCTGATTAATACTTCGATAATTAGAGAAAATACAATAACGACAAACTACAAACATATTACATGCGACATGTCAATCggtgttaaaaaataattatcagcaGAGCTGGCAGAAATAAACGAGGATCGCTGTTAATCACCGATCGGAGATTTGGCAGAATTTTTCGATATTTGCCGAGCGCACgctaaggattgtgggtaaattattattttttcagttgCAGTTgtcaatccatggtttataggtccgtgctgttaataacggtttaagccaacactaattttcgaacggaaatatgcaaatctgcgctctgattttttgtcagcaatcttttatcattggtttgcagatatttacgcaaatatttgctctttccaagacaaaaaataaaaaaagttgtcaaaacggtaaatttgtgagagtgcagcttgaagaaatatgcataaaacatcaattttttaactttaatataaaaatctgtgatctatttttttgtcacaagtattaaataactggtttccatggagtTTCGCAAAAAATCGGcctgttccaagacaaaaaataaaaaagttgtccaaacgttcaagctgtgagagtgcagctttaaacaagaTGTAGAATAAAAGATTATTCGAATGGCATTGAGTACGAATAAACTGACGCTTAAAAACGTTACCTCTAAGGTCGAGCTCCCTGTCACGTAAAGGGTTTGTATACTGAGCCGACTGCTCGATCAGTTCTGCTGTTAACTTTACCATTATTTACgcattcaaattatttaaatgattatttcgAATAGTTATGTATTTTGATTTCAGTTTCCGTACACATGAGATCTTCCGCAACTGCGCATGCTTCACAAAAAGACTGTGCCGTACTGTCGTTTCGTACCGTTTCGTACACATTGCATCAGAGAAAAGCTGTTGTAATACACTTTTATCTATTCAAGGTAGAAACCAATATATTCTCTTACCACTCTATTTTCGATAtaatttatgcttatttctGTTCTTGTTATGCGAATGAAGCAGCAGTAAATGTTATATGTGAAAGTATATTTACTGTACTTCGTACTCAGATCATTCGTAccatttgaatattgaatacatttAGCCCAAGAACGatagaaatataatatttttatggaCGTTTACCCAACAGTTGCAGATAAATTACCATTTGTCTGATGGAGTTCCAGCCTGTAGTTTTAGCAGCGGGAAGAGGGTCACGGATGACAGACCTGGTGTCACAAACTTCGAAGTCCCTGCTGCCTGTTGGAAACAAACCAATGCTATGGTATCCCATCAACATGCTACAGAGAGCTGGATTTGAGGgtatgctttgtttaaaaaggaaTGACAAAAGATTAAATGTTCACTGTGTTTGCATCACCTACCCTacagtaaaaata comes from the Mya arenaria isolate MELC-2E11 chromosome 13, ASM2691426v1 genome and includes:
- the LOC128213493 gene encoding U2 small nuclear ribonucleoprotein A'-like, translated to MVKLTAELIEQSAQYTNPLRDRELDLRGYKIPVIENMGATLDQFDTIDFSDNEIRKIDGFPLLPRLKSLLFNNNRIVRIAEGLEQGIPNLESLILTNNGIQELGDLDPLESLKNLTYLSLMRNPVTTKKHFRLYVINKVPTLRVLDFQRVKKKERDASNKMFKGKKGQALAADIGKRSKTFVPGEGLPEKRMEGPSREDVAAIKAAIANAKTLEEVERLNNMLKTGQIPGRAALHKQLHGEEEMETNGT